The proteins below come from a single Bacteroidota bacterium genomic window:
- a CDS encoding helix-hairpin-helix domain-containing protein: MRKKAKSNLLREYFAFNKSERRGIFMLLGIITLIILGNIVMPYALPRQMQDFTQFDKEVNSYLETQEVIQPAKSYFSETKEKFTEFDFNNSDRSVSESNLKPFDFDPNTMTPEQWKTLGLEDKQIKTLENFKAKGGKFNKKEDFKKMFCISENEYQLLEPYIKITDNKATKNSSYGEFKKPEIQVMELNTASSEELDKLPGIGQYFVEKIINYKLKLGGYYCKEQLKEINKLNDTVYLKIEPYIIVNPKIIRKINVNTATYEELQKHPYIGYNVALSLVNYRDVHGKYKVLADIKKSVLVKDALYEKIKYYLSVE; this comes from the coding sequence ATGCGAAAGAAAGCAAAAAGCAATCTTCTGCGGGAGTACTTTGCATTCAATAAATCGGAACGCCGCGGCATTTTCATGCTGCTGGGAATTATTACCCTCATCATTCTCGGAAACATTGTAATGCCTTACGCTCTCCCGCGCCAGATGCAGGATTTCACACAATTCGACAAGGAAGTCAACTCATATCTGGAAACTCAGGAAGTGATTCAGCCTGCCAAATCATACTTCTCGGAAACGAAGGAAAAATTTACGGAATTTGATTTTAATAATTCCGACCGTTCGGTTAGCGAAAGCAATCTCAAGCCATTTGATTTCGACCCCAACACCATGACGCCTGAACAGTGGAAAACGCTTGGTTTGGAAGATAAGCAGATAAAAACACTGGAAAACTTTAAAGCAAAAGGTGGCAAGTTCAATAAAAAAGAAGACTTCAAAAAGATGTTTTGCATTTCCGAAAATGAATATCAGCTACTCGAACCGTATATTAAAATAACTGACAACAAAGCCACCAAAAATTCATCGTACGGAGAATTTAAAAAGCCGGAAATTCAAGTTATGGAGCTGAATACCGCTTCATCAGAAGAATTGGATAAGTTGCCCGGCATAGGACAATATTTTGTCGAAAAAATAATAAATTATAAGCTCAAATTAGGAGGATATTATTGCAAGGAACAGCTCAAAGAAATCAATAAACTGAATGATACCGTCTATTTAAAAATTGAGCCCTACATCATCGTAAATCCAAAAATAATTCGAAAAATTAACGTGAATACCGCCACTTATGAGGAGTTGCAGAAGCATCCGTATATCGGCTATAATGTAGCGCTATCGCTGGTTAATTATCGCGATGTGCATGGCAAGTACAAAGTGCTTGCCGACATCAAAAAATCTGTGCTTGTAAAAGATGCGCTGTATGAAAAAATAAAATATTACCTTTCGGTGGAATAA
- the uvrB gene encoding excinuclease ABC subunit UvrB → MDFELTSEFIPTGDQPEAIKQLVEGLQRGDESQVLLGVTGSGKTFTVANVIQQIQRPTLVLSHNKTLAAQLYGEFKQFFPKNAVEYFVSYYDYYQPEAYLPISNTYIEKDLSINDEIEKLRLSATSALLSGRRDVIVISSVSCIYGIGNPEDFSSNVIRLQVGQKVSRQAFLQDLVHVLYSRNDIEFTRSKFRVRGDTVDVFPAYADYCFRISFFGNEIDSIDSFEPVNGRKLESHTAIAIYPANIFITSKETMNSALDEIQQDMFKQAEYFRENGQHLEAKRIEDRVNYDIEMMRELGYCSGIENYSRYFDRRATGQRPFCLLDYFPDDFLMVIDESHVTVSQIRAMYGGDRSRKKNLVEYGFRLPSAMDNRPLKFDEFEAMAPQLLYVSATPADYELQKSEGVVVEQLVRPTGLLDPKIVVKPSLNQVDDLLNEINERIKVKERVLVTTLTKRMAEELAKYMTKLDVRCRYIHSEVHTLERVEIIRDLRNGVFDVLIGVNLLREGLDLPEVSLVAILDADKEGFLRSARSLTQTAGRAARNLHSLVIFYADKMTESMKRTIEETERRREKQMAYNIEHNITPTQITKSAESILGQTSVADGKNKEPRPYVESENFNAAADPVVAYMSKEQLQKAIQKTKKSMEAAVKELDFIEAARLRDEMFAFQKLIDGK, encoded by the coding sequence ATGGATTTTGAACTCACATCTGAATTTATCCCCACAGGCGATCAGCCCGAAGCAATCAAACAACTTGTAGAAGGTTTGCAGCGCGGTGATGAATCGCAGGTACTGCTGGGAGTTACCGGATCAGGAAAAACATTTACCGTTGCAAACGTAATTCAGCAAATACAGCGGCCAACGCTGGTTCTGAGTCATAATAAAACGCTGGCAGCCCAGCTATACGGAGAATTCAAGCAGTTCTTTCCCAAAAATGCAGTTGAATATTTTGTATCCTATTACGACTATTATCAGCCTGAAGCCTACCTTCCAATTTCAAATACTTACATTGAAAAGGACTTATCCATCAATGATGAAATTGAGAAACTAAGACTCAGTGCCACTTCTGCGCTGTTGTCGGGACGCCGCGATGTAATTGTTATCTCATCAGTTTCCTGTATTTACGGTATAGGTAACCCTGAAGATTTTTCGAGCAATGTAATACGCCTGCAGGTCGGACAAAAAGTAAGCCGGCAGGCTTTTCTTCAGGATCTCGTACATGTGCTTTATTCGCGAAACGACATAGAATTTACACGGTCCAAATTCAGAGTCAGAGGTGACACCGTTGACGTATTTCCGGCTTACGCCGATTACTGTTTCAGGATAAGTTTTTTTGGTAATGAAATTGATTCCATCGACTCATTTGAGCCTGTGAACGGTCGTAAACTGGAATCGCATACCGCCATTGCCATCTACCCGGCAAACATTTTTATTACGTCTAAAGAAACCATGAATTCGGCTCTCGATGAGATACAGCAGGACATGTTTAAACAGGCCGAATATTTTAGAGAAAACGGGCAGCACCTCGAAGCAAAACGGATTGAAGACCGGGTCAATTATGATATTGAAATGATGCGTGAACTGGGCTACTGCTCAGGCATTGAGAACTATTCTCGGTACTTTGACCGAAGAGCCACAGGGCAGCGACCGTTCTGCTTGCTCGATTATTTCCCCGATGATTTTCTGATGGTGATTGATGAAAGCCATGTCACCGTTTCACAGATTCGTGCCATGTACGGCGGCGACCGTTCACGCAAAAAAAATCTTGTGGAATACGGGTTTCGCCTGCCTTCGGCTATGGACAACCGCCCGTTGAAGTTTGATGAATTTGAAGCGATGGCTCCTCAGTTGCTTTACGTGAGCGCCACTCCTGCCGATTACGAACTGCAGAAAAGCGAAGGCGTGGTGGTTGAACAACTCGTGCGCCCAACGGGATTGCTCGATCCCAAAATCGTTGTAAAGCCGAGCCTGAATCAGGTTGATGACCTGCTGAATGAAATCAACGAAAGAATAAAAGTAAAAGAGCGCGTGCTGGTAACAACACTTACCAAACGCATGGCAGAAGAACTGGCCAAATACATGACAAAGCTCGACGTCAGGTGTCGCTACATACATTCGGAAGTGCACACGCTGGAGCGTGTTGAGATTATCCGCGATTTACGTAACGGAGTATTTGATGTGCTTATTGGTGTTAACCTGCTTCGTGAAGGCCTGGATCTGCCTGAGGTTTCACTCGTCGCTATTCTGGATGCCGACAAAGAAGGCTTTCTGAGGTCGGCACGCTCGCTTACGCAGACAGCCGGTCGAGCTGCGCGCAACCTGCACAGTCTGGTCATTTTTTATGCCGATAAAATGACCGAGTCCATGAAACGGACCATAGAAGAGACGGAACGGCGAAGGGAAAAACAAATGGCATATAACATTGAACACAATATAACTCCGACTCAAATCACAAAATCAGCAGAATCTATACTCGGGCAGACCAGTGTTGCCGATGGCAAAAACAAAGAGCCGAGACCGTACGTTGAAAGTGAAAACTTCAATGCTGCAGCCGACCCTGTGGTTGCCTATATGTCGAAGGAACAATTGCAAAAAGCGATTCAGAAAACGAAAAAATCAATGGAAGCCGCAGTTAAAGAACTTGACTTCATTGAGGCTGCACGCCTTCGCGATGAAATGTTCGCCTTCCAAAAACTGATTGACGGTAAATAA
- a CDS encoding aconitate hydratase yields the protein MQFDIELIELFYKTLSARISGIKELLNHPLTLSEKLLYAHLFREPSQVLIRSVDYADFRPDRVAMQDATAQMALLQFMMAGKDRTAVPTSVHCDHLILAKSGAAEDLQTATVVNNEVYDFLSSACNKYGIGFWKPGAGIIHQIILENYAFPGGMMIGTDSHTPNAGGLGMIAIGVGGADAVDVMTGMEWELKFPKIIGIKLIGRLNGWVSAKDIILKIAGILTVKGGTGCIIEYFGEGANSLSATGKATICNMGAELGATCSIFGFDEAMSKYLQATGREKVAQLATGVGADLNPDPEVLASPEKYFDQFIEIDLSTLEPYINGPFSPDLATPVSEMKAAAAANAWPTTVEVGLIGSCTNSSYEDLSRAASVVKNAYENHLKAKSVFTITPGSEQIRAICERDGIFDIFRKIGGQIFANACGPCIGQWERAGSEQGLKNTVIHSFNRNFSKRVDGNPNTHAFVASPEMVAAIALAGDLTFNPITDTLMNEKGEMVKLDPPFGTDLPSIGFGTVVEGYQKPTMADAPEIVIKQDSDRLQKLQPFKAWDGNDTMALSVLIKVKGKCTTDHISMAGKWLKYRGHLANISDNLLIGAINFFNDKPNSVLNTMNGEYATVPEVAKEFKKNGEATIVIGDENYGEGSSREHAAMEPRFLNVKAILARSFARIHETNLKKQGMLALTFKDKNDYLKVREDDVLTISGLADFKAGKPLEILIVHRDGTTETIQANHTYNAAQIEWFKAGSSLNLIRNSNK from the coding sequence ATGCAATTTGATATTGAATTAATAGAGTTGTTTTATAAAACACTTTCAGCGCGAATTTCCGGGATAAAGGAACTTCTCAACCACCCGTTAACACTGAGCGAAAAGTTATTGTATGCTCATTTGTTCAGAGAACCCTCTCAAGTTTTAATCAGAAGTGTTGATTATGCTGACTTCAGACCGGACAGAGTTGCGATGCAGGATGCGACGGCTCAGATGGCGTTATTGCAATTTATGATGGCTGGAAAAGACAGAACGGCTGTTCCCACTTCAGTACATTGCGACCATCTTATACTTGCAAAGTCGGGTGCTGCAGAGGATCTTCAAACGGCCACTGTTGTCAATAATGAAGTATACGATTTTCTCAGTTCGGCGTGTAATAAGTATGGCATTGGTTTCTGGAAACCGGGCGCTGGCATTATTCACCAGATTATTCTTGAGAATTATGCTTTTCCAGGAGGCATGATGATAGGTACAGACTCACATACGCCAAATGCCGGTGGTCTTGGTATGATTGCGATAGGTGTGGGTGGAGCCGATGCCGTTGATGTGATGACAGGTATGGAATGGGAACTTAAATTTCCAAAAATCATTGGAATAAAACTAATCGGGAGGCTCAATGGTTGGGTGTCTGCAAAGGATATCATTCTGAAGATTGCCGGAATACTCACAGTTAAAGGAGGAACCGGATGCATCATTGAATATTTCGGTGAAGGAGCAAATTCGCTTTCTGCAACAGGAAAAGCCACCATCTGCAATATGGGCGCAGAACTGGGTGCTACCTGTTCAATTTTTGGTTTTGATGAAGCCATGAGCAAGTATCTTCAGGCTACCGGCCGGGAAAAAGTTGCACAACTTGCAACCGGAGTTGGGGCGGATCTTAATCCAGATCCGGAGGTTCTTGCTTCGCCTGAAAAATATTTTGACCAATTTATCGAGATTGACCTTAGCACACTTGAACCATATATTAATGGGCCCTTCTCGCCTGATCTTGCAACACCTGTATCCGAAATGAAAGCTGCAGCAGCAGCAAATGCCTGGCCAACCACTGTTGAAGTTGGTCTGATTGGCTCGTGCACAAATTCATCGTACGAAGATCTGTCGCGTGCGGCATCCGTTGTGAAGAATGCGTATGAAAATCATTTAAAGGCAAAATCAGTTTTTACAATCACACCGGGTTCAGAGCAAATACGAGCCATATGCGAACGTGATGGGATTTTTGATATTTTCAGGAAAATAGGCGGACAAATCTTTGCAAATGCTTGCGGTCCTTGCATCGGACAATGGGAGCGTGCCGGTTCTGAACAAGGTCTTAAGAACACCGTAATTCATTCCTTCAACAGAAATTTTTCGAAGCGTGTTGATGGAAACCCCAATACCCATGCATTTGTTGCTTCACCCGAAATGGTTGCAGCTATTGCACTTGCCGGAGACCTTACTTTTAATCCTATTACTGATACATTGATGAATGAGAAAGGTGAGATGGTGAAACTGGATCCACCATTTGGCACTGACCTTCCTTCAATAGGCTTCGGTACTGTTGTTGAAGGTTATCAGAAGCCGACAATGGCGGATGCACCGGAAATAGTAATCAAACAAGACTCAGACAGGCTGCAGAAGCTTCAACCCTTTAAAGCATGGGATGGAAATGATACAATGGCATTATCAGTCCTTATCAAGGTAAAAGGGAAATGCACCACCGATCATATTTCAATGGCAGGCAAATGGCTGAAGTATCGCGGGCATCTCGCAAATATTTCCGATAATTTGTTGATAGGCGCAATTAATTTTTTTAATGATAAACCTAACAGTGTGCTGAATACCATGAATGGGGAATATGCCACAGTACCTGAGGTTGCAAAAGAATTCAAAAAAAATGGTGAAGCCACGATTGTTATCGGTGATGAGAATTATGGCGAAGGTTCATCGCGTGAACATGCAGCGATGGAACCGCGCTTCCTCAATGTGAAGGCTATTCTTGCACGTTCTTTTGCACGCATCCATGAAACAAATTTGAAAAAACAGGGGATGCTCGCCTTGACATTCAAAGATAAAAATGACTATCTGAAAGTTCGTGAAGACGATGTATTGACCATAAGCGGGCTTGCTGATTTCAAAGCGGGAAAACCACTTGAAATTTTAATTGTGCATCGTGATGGTACCACAGAGACCATACAGGCGAACCATACTTACAATGCTGCGCAGATAGAATGGTTTAAAGCAGGCTCATCCCTTAATCTCATCAGAAATTCAAACAAATAA
- a CDS encoding Ldh family oxidoreductase, translating to METLMRFKKEDLMDFVVRYMTKLGVPEADARIVGNVLISADMRGVESHGLHRLGSYYGHRIINKYIDPTTPYKVVSETPTTMLIDGGNGCGQVVSHNAMNMCIAKAKKSGMASITVNNSNHFGIAGYYSMMALEHDMIGFCMTNSQPLVSPTYGKTAVLGTNPISMAVPAGSRYPYVLDMATSAVAYGKIQVYEKKNEPIPLGWGIDSEGRVTTDPSKIKPGGHGALLPLGGMDYTAGYKGYGLAVMVEILCSALSGGNFLTHVGSPSKPEPTGVSHFFMAMDVAAFRPVADFKAQMDEMISLLKLSPLAEGRNEILVAGEKEFEYEKYNQKHGVPLMKPIIDDLTKEGEKIGVAFDAMAFAE from the coding sequence ATGGAAACATTAATGCGATTTAAAAAAGAGGACCTGATGGATTTTGTGGTCAGGTATATGACAAAACTTGGTGTTCCCGAAGCGGATGCGCGTATTGTGGGAAACGTGCTGATATCAGCCGATATGCGAGGTGTAGAATCGCACGGGCTGCACCGTCTTGGTTCCTATTATGGGCACCGTATCATCAATAAATATATTGACCCGACAACACCTTATAAAGTAGTCAGCGAAACGCCTACCACCATGCTCATTGATGGTGGAAACGGATGTGGGCAGGTTGTTTCGCACAATGCCATGAATATGTGTATCGCTAAAGCGAAAAAGTCGGGAATGGCTTCCATCACCGTGAATAACAGCAATCACTTTGGCATTGCCGGTTATTACTCCATGATGGCATTGGAACATGACATGATTGGCTTTTGTATGACGAACTCGCAACCATTGGTATCACCAACGTATGGCAAAACGGCAGTGCTTGGCACAAACCCAATTAGTATGGCCGTTCCTGCCGGAAGCCGGTATCCTTATGTGCTTGATATGGCTACCAGTGCCGTAGCCTATGGCAAGATTCAGGTGTATGAAAAAAAGAATGAACCCATTCCACTTGGATGGGGCATTGATTCTGAAGGCCGGGTAACAACGGATCCATCTAAGATTAAACCGGGTGGACATGGGGCATTGCTTCCGCTTGGCGGGATGGATTATACCGCCGGATACAAAGGTTACGGACTTGCCGTGATGGTTGAGATTCTTTGCTCTGCGCTTTCAGGCGGGAATTTCCTTACGCACGTCGGCTCACCGTCAAAACCTGAACCTACCGGCGTTTCTCACTTTTTTATGGCAATGGATGTTGCGGCATTCAGACCGGTTGCTGATTTTAAAGCCCAGATGGATGAAATGATCAGCTTGTTGAAATTGTCGCCTCTTGCTGAAGGAAGAAACGAGATACTGGTAGCCGGTGAGAAGGAATTTGAATATGAAAAATACAATCAAAAACATGGTGTGCCTTTGATGAAACCTATCATTGATGACCTTACGAAAGAAGGTGAAAAGATTGGGGTGGCATTCGATGCAATGGCATTTGCTGAATAA
- the icd gene encoding NADP-dependent isocitrate dehydrogenase — translation MADKIKIENGTLQVPDFPIIPFIEGDGTGPDIWNASVRVFDAAVKAAFGDSKKIFWREVLAGEKAFNETGSWLPEETLNDFKEFLVGIKGPLTTPVGGGMRSLNVALRQELDLYTCYRPVRYFSGVPSPVKHPENVDMHIFRENTEDIYAGIEYMHGKPDTDKLKNFLLNEMGVKSIRFPDTVSLGIKPVSVQGTERLVRQAIRFALERKLPSVTLVHKGNIMKFTEGSFMRWGYALAEREFNNDVFTWQQYNLILKEKGEEAAIAAQQSAERAGKLLIKDVIADAFLQQILTRPAEYSVIATLNLNGDYISDALAAIVGGIGIAPGANINFESGHAIFEATHGTAPKYAGLDKVNPGSVILSGALMFEYLGWNAVSESIYAAIEKTILSKKVTYDFHRLMEGATLLKTSEFADAIISNL, via the coding sequence ATGGCAGACAAGATTAAAATTGAAAATGGCACACTTCAGGTTCCTGACTTTCCGATTATACCATTTATTGAAGGTGACGGTACAGGACCTGATATCTGGAATGCATCTGTGCGTGTATTTGATGCAGCGGTAAAGGCAGCATTCGGTGATTCGAAGAAAATTTTCTGGCGAGAAGTGCTTGCCGGAGAAAAGGCCTTCAACGAGACAGGCTCATGGCTTCCTGAAGAAACGCTGAACGATTTTAAAGAATTTTTAGTTGGTATCAAGGGACCGCTCACAACTCCTGTCGGTGGCGGCATGCGCTCACTCAACGTTGCCCTTCGTCAGGAACTGGACTTATACACCTGTTACCGGCCTGTGCGCTATTTCAGTGGAGTGCCCAGTCCGGTGAAGCATCCCGAGAACGTGGATATGCATATTTTCAGAGAGAACACTGAAGATATTTATGCCGGTATCGAATACATGCATGGCAAACCCGATACCGATAAACTGAAGAATTTTTTGCTGAATGAAATGGGCGTGAAATCAATCCGTTTTCCGGATACAGTATCGCTGGGCATTAAGCCTGTATCGGTGCAGGGAACAGAGCGGCTTGTGCGACAGGCTATACGGTTTGCACTGGAACGCAAACTTCCTTCAGTAACCCTGGTTCATAAAGGGAACATAATGAAGTTTACTGAAGGCTCCTTTATGAGATGGGGATATGCCCTGGCTGAACGGGAATTTAACAATGATGTGTTTACCTGGCAGCAATACAATTTGATTTTAAAAGAAAAAGGCGAAGAGGCTGCCATTGCTGCACAACAGTCAGCCGAACGTGCCGGGAAATTACTCATCAAAGATGTGATTGCGGATGCTTTTCTGCAGCAGATTCTTACACGTCCGGCTGAGTATTCTGTTATTGCCACGCTCAATCTGAACGGTGATTATATCTCTGACGCACTGGCTGCCATTGTTGGAGGAATCGGCATTGCACCCGGCGCTAATATCAATTTTGAAAGCGGACATGCCATCTTTGAAGCCACACACGGAACGGCACCCAAGTATGCCGGTCTTGATAAAGTCAATCCGGGCTCTGTGATTCTTTCGGGAGCTTTGATGTTTGAATATCTGGGATGGAATGCCGTGTCAGAAAGTATCTATGCGGCCATCGAAAAAACAATTCTGAGCAAGAAAGTTACCTATGATTTCCACCGTCTTATGGAAGGTGCCACACTGTTAAAAACATCAGAATTTGCTGATGCCATTATTTCAAATTTATAA
- a CDS encoding citrate synthase translates to MDNNSLMSNLEKSVKEATIIDREYYEKFDVKRGLRNKDKTGVLAGLTNIGDVVGYKKEGDQVLAVPGRLVYRGIDIEDLANGFKSDQRHGFDETVYLLLTGKLPSKDELTVFTDYMAQLRKLPDSFIKNMILSMKGRDVLNMLARSVLGLYTLDARADEISIRNMIEQSLNIIAKFPTIIAYAYQAMSYAYQGKTLSIRYPSPVMSTAENFLYLVKGGNSRYTKLEADLLDLALVLHAEHGGGNNSTFTMRVTSSSETDIYSSITAAIGSLKGPLHGGANLKVLDMMEDLKRNLSDWKDENEVREYIIKILNKKVNDFSGKIYGIGHAVYTISDPRAIVLRERARDLAVEKGKIDEFELYELFEKLAPVVFAEFKGNGPDKQVCINVDFYSGFVYSCIGIPKELFTPLFAMARVAGWCTHRIEEISSSAKRIIRPAYKGVFPKQEYVPLISRL, encoded by the coding sequence ATGGATAACAATAGCTTAATGTCAAACCTTGAGAAATCGGTAAAAGAAGCCACCATCATTGACCGCGAATATTATGAAAAATTCGATGTCAAAAGAGGATTGCGCAACAAAGATAAAACCGGCGTACTGGCAGGCTTAACAAATATTGGTGATGTTGTCGGTTATAAAAAGGAAGGCGATCAGGTTCTTGCAGTACCGGGCCGGCTGGTATATCGCGGAATTGATATCGAAGACCTTGCAAATGGATTCAAAAGCGACCAGCGACATGGATTTGATGAGACAGTTTACCTTTTGCTGACCGGTAAATTGCCCTCTAAGGATGAGCTGACGGTATTCACCGATTATATGGCACAGTTGCGCAAACTGCCTGATTCATTCATCAAGAACATGATTCTTTCTATGAAAGGGCGCGATGTTCTTAACATGCTTGCACGGTCTGTGCTGGGACTGTACACACTCGATGCCCGGGCTGATGAGATTAGTATCCGGAATATGATTGAACAATCACTGAACATCATCGCCAAGTTTCCTACAATCATTGCATATGCATATCAGGCAATGAGTTATGCGTATCAGGGAAAGACGCTGTCCATCCGTTATCCGAGTCCGGTAATGAGCACTGCCGAGAACTTCCTGTATCTTGTTAAAGGCGGTAATTCACGATATACAAAGCTTGAAGCCGATTTGCTGGACCTTGCTCTTGTGTTGCATGCAGAACACGGTGGCGGAAACAATTCAACATTTACCATGCGCGTGACAAGTTCAAGTGAAACGGATATCTATTCATCTATTACTGCAGCCATCGGTTCATTGAAAGGACCTTTGCACGGGGGCGCCAACCTGAAGGTTCTTGATATGATGGAAGATTTGAAACGCAATCTTTCTGACTGGAAAGATGAAAATGAAGTTCGGGAGTACATAATTAAAATTCTGAACAAAAAAGTAAATGATTTCAGTGGAAAGATTTATGGTATCGGTCATGCCGTTTATACCATTTCAGACCCAAGAGCTATTGTTCTGCGAGAAAGAGCGCGCGACCTGGCTGTTGAAAAAGGCAAGATTGATGAATTTGAACTCTATGAATTGTTTGAAAAGCTTGCCCCCGTGGTTTTTGCCGAATTTAAAGGCAACGGACCCGATAAACAGGTGTGCATCAATGTGGATTTCTATTCAGGCTTTGTGTATTCATGCATTGGCATACCGAAGGAATTGTTCACACCTTTATTTGCTATGGCAAGGGTTGCAGGATGGTGTACACACCGCATTGAGGAAATATCTTCATCTGCAAAGCGTATTATCCGCCCGGCATATAAGGGCGTGTTCCCCAAACAGGAATATGTTCCTTTAATCAGCCGTTTGTAA
- a CDS encoding tetratricopeptide repeat protein encodes MNDFNIAPFDKAFEQVLDGNLTDAVAFFEAELEKSPDSIRLLLEVANQYYILGEMNKCICAYKKILKLRPGSIYIYYRMGVAMYRATLFTQAVEVFEKIIESGKPLPMTYIWMGLSYYHLGKEAKSIDCYRKMLEGKGDTTMAHYYLGIALKATGRYEEALPHFQKLVQENNQHVSAHYHLGRTYMRTFKYDLAKEEFKKVLELDPYNNNAQEMYDYIVDDHSF; translated from the coding sequence ATGAACGACTTTAATATTGCCCCATTTGACAAAGCCTTTGAACAGGTATTAGACGGTAATCTGACAGATGCAGTTGCATTTTTCGAAGCGGAACTTGAGAAGAGCCCTGACAGTATCCGACTTTTACTGGAGGTAGCAAATCAATATTATATTCTGGGCGAGATGAATAAATGCATTTGTGCCTATAAAAAAATATTGAAGCTCAGACCCGGTAGTATCTATATATATTACAGGATGGGTGTTGCCATGTACCGCGCCACTTTATTTACACAGGCCGTTGAAGTTTTCGAGAAAATTATTGAGTCAGGAAAGCCACTGCCGATGACCTACATCTGGATGGGATTGAGTTATTACCATCTCGGCAAGGAAGCTAAAAGTATTGATTGCTATCGCAAAATGCTGGAAGGCAAAGGCGATACAACAATGGCACATTATTATCTTGGAATTGCATTAAAAGCAACCGGACGGTACGAAGAAGCGCTGCCTCACTTTCAGAAATTAGTACAGGAAAACAATCAGCACGTATCAGCGCACTATCATCTTGGTCGAACCTATATGCGCACGTTCAAGTATGATCTGGCAAAAGAAGAATTTAAGAAAGTGCTGGAGCTGGATCCCTATAATAATAATGCTCAGGAAATGTACGATTATATTGTCGATGATCATTCATTCTGA